A single region of the Nicotiana sylvestris chromosome 6, ASM39365v2, whole genome shotgun sequence genome encodes:
- the LOC138870677 gene encoding uncharacterized mitochondrial protein AtMg00860-like has translation MVLALVAPPPAQIARGRGQASRGIVLVFHIDALVLFDSRSTYSYVSSYSTLYLVVPHDSLSAPIREEHEQHLQIGLQTLRDSQLYAKFSKCEFCLDSVAFLWHVVLVEGIKVDPKKIEAVQNWPRPTSATEIQSFLGLVGYYRRFVEGFSSIATSLIRLTQKGALFRWSDECELSFQKLKTALTMVPMLMLPTSLGSYTVYCDASRISLGAVLMQDGMVIAYALRQLKAHEKNYPVHDLEIAAIVHALKI, from the exons ATGGTTCTGGCACTGGTTGCTCCACCGCCTGCTCAGATAGCCAGGGGCAGGGGTCAAGCATcaagag gtattgttctcgTTTTCCATATAGATGCTTTAGTTCTGTTTGATTCGAGAtctacttattcctacgtgtcatcctattCTACTTTatatctggttgtgcctcatgattctttgagtgctcctat tcgagaggagcatgagcagcatcttcagattggacttcagactttgagagatagccaattatatgccaagttttcaaagtgtgagttttgtctaGACTCAGTCGCCTTTTTGTGGCACGTTGTATTGGTAGAGGGCAtaaaggtggatcctaagaagattgaggcagttcagaactggcctagacctacttcagctacagagatccagagtttcctgggtttggtaggttattaccgtcggttcgtggaggggttttcatctatagcaaccTCATTGatcagattgacccagaagggtgccctgttcagatggtcagacgagtgtgagttaagctttcagaagctcaagactgctttgactatggTGCCAATGTTGATGTTGCCCACAAGTTTAGGATCttacacggtatattgtgatgcatctcgtattagtctcggagcagtattgatgcaggatggcatgGTGATCGCATATGCATTACGGCAGTTGAAGgctcatgagaagaattaccctgttcatgacttagagatagcagccattgttcatgcgctgaagatttga